The genomic window ACGGAGGAGCAGAACGAGGCGGCGGCACTGCTCCAGGCCGCTTTGCGGTTGCGGTCCGAGGCCCTTTCTTGAGTACGTCGACCGCTCCCGTCTCCTCCTCGCGGCCGGCGGCCCGGTGAGCACTCTGACCGCGCTCGCCCGGGCGCAGGCCGTCGTCGCCGGGCAGGCACAACCCGTCGCCACCGTGCGCCACGTGCACGTCCACGACCATCCGATCGTGCTGATCCCGCTGGCCATGGCCGGGGAGGCGATCGCGCCCCTGGCAGCGATGGTCGGCACCGACCCGGCCCACCCGCGACTGCTCACCGTCGCGCAGCCCCGCAACCGGGACGACCGGTTCCGTTTCGCCACCGAACTCGCCGAGATCCTCGTCCCGCACGTCGACTCGTTCGCCACCGACACCGAGGACGTCCCGGTCGACCGGGGCAAGGACGTCCGGCAGCGGTACGTGGACGCGCCCCAGATCTGGGTACCGAACCCGGCCGGCATCGACTTCCTGCGACTCCTCGGCCGGTCCACCCGCTTCCGCCGGATCGACGGCGACTATCCGGTGCCGCCGGCCGTTCCCCTGCTCGGTCGCTGGCTCACCTTCTTCGCCAACAGCGCCGAAGTCCCCGGATCGGCGTTGCTGACCAACGCCGTACAAGCGCTGGGTCTGCACTGGGTGACCGGGCAGAGCGGCGCCGAGGACGCCCAGTTCGGTGTCCAGCTCGCCTGGATCGAACAGGGCGCGGCCGCCGCCCGCGAAGCCGAGAACGGCCCCGTCGCCGGCCCCGCCACCGACCCCGACTTCGACAACCGGGTGCTGGCCCCTCTGATCGAACGCTCCGCCCCCGAACTGCCGAAGGTCCTCCATGACCTGCTGCTGCCGACCTGGCAGCGGATGTGGCGCACCCTCACTCTGCTGCGCCGCCTCCCACCCGGCGACCGGGTCCGGTCCCGCTGGGACGCCGACCGCGACGCTTTCACCGCGTTCAGCCAGAACCTGGCCGAAGGCGGCCCGCCCCAGCCCCGCCGCGACGGCGCGGTAGCCGCAGCCGCCCGCCTCCAGCGCCTGGAGACCGCCGCCGCCCGCTATGCCGTCCAGCGAGCCTTCGACGACCCACTGGTCCTGGCCGAATACCGGCTCAACGGCTCGGCGTTCGCCGGCATCGTCACCCTCGCCAATCCCGACCGCGTCGATGACACCGGCAAACGCCCGGTACTCCGCCCCCGGATCATGGTCCACACCACCGAACCGGTCCGGATGGAACCCGGCACCAACCTGACGTCCCCTGCCCGCCCCGCCCAGAAGGCGAAGGTCATCTCGATCCTCCCGGCGGCCGGCGGCCACGACGTCCTCCTGGAACTCTCCGGCGGCATGGGCCGCCGACTGATCGCCGACCCGGGAAGCGTCCCCACGATCGGCGAGCCGATCACCTTGACGACGCTGAGCGAGGCCTACCGCCCCGGCGGCGCTCTCCCCGACCCCACCGAAACCCCATGGACCCACGGCGGCCCCCCGGTCTACGACCAGCCCCCCGATCCCACCCCGGACCCGGATACCGCCACCGACCCGGGGCCGGGCCTCCTCTCGGATCCGGCCGGAACCTCTGCCTGATTCCACACGAGCACGGAGAGCGTCGCTCGCCTTTGATTGCCCGGTGCACTCAGTCGGGGTGACACAACGACACCCTCATCTCCAAAGCCCTCTGCCCGCAAGATTGACAGAACGTGTCGCCGCTCACGCCAGTCGATGCCGAAGTGTCCTCATCGGCAACTGACCGATGTCGTTCATTACGGCAGCCGCTTCCGCATCCGGGTCGTTCAGCCGTCGCAGGCGACACCGATGCCGTCCGGGCCGAGCCGGTGACAGTCGGTGCCACGCGCCGTCAACGGTGAGTTGTGAGCCGCTCGGCCTTGGCCGGAGGATCTCGCCGACCGGCTTCCGTTCAGTTTCTGGCCCTGTTCAAAAGGACTGAACAGCATGCAAACCCGAACACCGTCCAACTCGGCAGCGTGGAGCGGCTTCCGGGAACCGAGACAGCCGAGACGCCGTTGGTGGTTCTCATGACCCAGAGCAGAGCCGAGGCGCCTCGTTCGCAACTGACTGACGTCGATGATTCCGGCAGGCGGGTTCGGGGCCGGGGTGTTCAGTTGTCGCAGGCCAGGCCGTTGGTGTCCGGGTCGAGGTGGTGGCGGTCGGGGGCTCGTGCCGTCAGCGGTGCGTCGAGGAAGGATCGTTCGCGTAGCCAGGTGCAGCCGTCGGTGACGCCGGGTGGGAAGCGCCAGGGAACGCACTGGGTGCGTGTGCCGTAGGAGCGATCGCAACCGTCCACGTTCACCGGCATCGACAGCCTGGCGGTCGGTGACGGCAGCCGGGGCAGCGGGCTCGCGGCGGGCCGGCCGGTGAAGGTCTGCACGAACGGCTCCGGGGTGGTGTGCGGGGCCGTTGTGACCGGGGCGGTGGTCGTCGTGGTCGTAGTGGGCCGGGGTGTGGCGCCCGCCGGGACGGCCACGGGCGCTGTCGCGGCGGCCGGAGCCACCAGGGGCCAGGTGCTGTCGGTGGGCCGTGGCGCCGGCGGGACGGCGCTCTGTTCCTGGCCGGTGGCCCGGAACAGAGCGGCCAGGGCCACCGCCAGCAGTGTGGAGACGATGATCGCGAGCACCGTCACGACGGGGACGCCGGGATGTCTCATCCCACGTGCACCCATTCGGCGACGGACGGCACGCCGTTGGTGCCCAATAGGAAGAGCATGTACCAGCCGGGCGGGGCCAGGTTCGGGTTGCTGGTCAGGTTGAGACCGATCTGGTTGCCGGTCACGCTCATCGGCAGGTCCACGAAACGCTGGTTCGGGTCGCTGGAGTGGGTGACCGCCGCGGGACGGATCAGGGCCGCCCGCAGGATCGGGCCGTCGACGGTGACGGTGTGACTCGATCCGTACGCCCATGCGGTGTCCACCCCGCCGAGGATCTGCGGGCGGGCGCCGTGGAACAGGTACGGCGGTGTGTAGACCGAGATCCGCATGTCGAACGACCCGTCGCCGGGGTTGTTCCCGACCGCCATCACCCGGCCGTCCGGCAGCAGGAACGCCGAGGAGTGGTAGCCGCGCGGCACCGGGTCGACGGCCATTCCGGGAGTGAAGGTGTTGGTCACCGGGTCGAACATGGACGCCTCGTACACCGGGTCGGCGCGGTTGTGCAGTGCCCCGCCGGTCTCGAAGACCTTTCCGTTCGGAAGCAGCACCGCGGACACGTACATCTTGCCCTGGTTCACCGTCTGCGGGACGCCACCGGTGAGGGTGCCGCTGGGCAGTGCCGGTCCGGCGGCGTACACCGGGCTGGGGGTCTTGAGGTCGATGAGGTCGGTGAGCCGGTTGGCGTCCGGGTTGCTGTCGATGTTGCCGCCGCCGAGGGTGAGCACCCGCTGGTCCTGGGCCGGTGGCAGGAGAACGCTCATCGACTGGTCGCGTTCGTCCTTGTTCTGCAGGCCGGGCACCGGGGTGATGGTGCCGGCCTGGTAGTCGTAGAGGGAGGCGCCGGTGCCGGGCAGACCGTTGCCGAAGACGTGGCTGCCGGTGTAGAAGAGCCGGCCGTCCTGCATCAGGATCATCGACGGGTAGAGGCCCCAGAAGCTCCACGTCTGGTTCGCCTCGCCGATGCCGAGCCAGCGTTCTTCGGACTGGTCGAAGTACTGGGTGGCGACCGTGCCGGCGGAGTCCTCGCCGAGGCCACCGAGGGCGATCACGTCCCCGTTGCCCATGATGGTCGCCGAGGGGTACCAGGAGCCGGCGCTCATGTCGTTGACCCGCTCGTACGAGCCGGTGGCCGGGTCGAAGATGTAGGAGTCCTTGAGCCCTTTGTAGCCGTGGCTGAGGTCGGCCGCGGGGTAGGCCTTGTTCCCGCCCATGATCAGGACCCGGCCGTCGGGCAGTTGCACGTGCCCGGCGCAGAACAGGTCGGCCGGGGTGGGCACGGTGGTGAAGGTGCCGGTCCGCGGATGGTAGACCGCGGTGGTGAAGGTGCCGGCTTCGAACATCTCCTCGCTGTTGCCGGATCCGGCGACCAGCAGCACGTCACCGTTGTGCAGCACCACCGCGTGGATGCCGCGCACCGGGGCCTCGAAGGGCAGGACCTTCCAGGCGCCCTGTACGCAGGCGGCGCCGGCGCTGCAGGACAGGCCCGGGGTGGGAGTGGTCGCGTCGGCCATCGTGTAGTCGTCGGTGTGCAGGACTCCGGTGCCGTAGATGGTCACGCCCCAGACGATCTGTTCGGTGCCGGGCGGAACCTGCGGGGTACGGACGGTCATCTCGGTCCAGGCGGCCGCCGGGGCGAGCGAGATCAGATCGGTCCAGTACACCCAGCCCTGGGCGACGTCGCGCCGGAACGCGGTCACGACGGTGTTCGGGGTGGTGCTGGTGTACCAGGCGGACAGGTCGTACTGGTGGCCGGGCGTGACGTTCGGCGCGCACGACGGATTCTCCAGCATCATCGCTTTGCGGTCGCCACCACCGGTCGCCGCCGACACGGTGATCCGCATGGCGCTGGCGCCGGTCCGCCCGGGATGGCTGACATCGAAGGTGTACGTGTTGTCGCCCCAGCCGGACTTCTCCCAGCAGAGCGGGAACCCGGTGCTGTCCAGGGTCTCCAGGCCCGGGTTGGCCAGCAGATTCACCGAAGCGGACGCCGGCCGGACCGGCGCTAGCATGATCAGGAGCAGCGTGAGCACCAGCGTCTGGGCGATGCTCCGGCGATTGCGCCGGCTGATCCACGGCCGGGTCATATCGCCACGGTCCGTGGCCGTACCAGATAGATCACCCGGTCGAGGATCAGGAACCGGACCGCGAACGAGATCACCAGCGTGATCAGGTTGGCGCTGAGGACACCGGCGCCCACCCCGTCCACCAGGAGCGCCAGCAACGGCACCCGCAGCACCAGATCGGCGTTGCCCAGGAGGAAGAACCGGAGGAACCGGCTGGTGAGGGTGCGACCGAGCCGGTGATTGCGGTAGAGCAGGCTGTCGATGAGGGCGAAGTTCCAGGTGACGGCGATCATGTTGGCCAGCACCGCGGCCGGCACGTAGTGCACGCCGAGCACCGACACGAGCAGCCAGAGCGCCAGCTGGTTCGGGATCAGGCCGGACAGTCCGATCAGCCCGAAACCGATCATGCGGCCGCGTTGCGCTCCGAAGCGCAGCAGGGACAGGTGCTTGATGAAGCGCAGCCCCTCCCGCAGGGTGGACTTGGATTCGCCGGCGTGCCGGGGCTGGAAGGCGTACGGGATCTCGACGATCCGTCCCGGACGGTTGCGGATGATCAGTTCGAGCAGGATCTTGTAGCCGAGCGGCCGCAGCTCCGCGACGTCCAGAGAGCTGGCGCGCACCGCGAAGAGTCCGCTCATCGGGTCACTGACCCGCAGCAGGGCGTTCCGGAAGACGACCTTGGTGGTCATCGTGGAACCGCCGGACACCAGCCGGCGGTACCCGTTCTCCAGCCCTTCGTTCGTGCCGCCACCCGACTTCCGGCTGCCCACCACCAGGTCGGCGCCGTCCCGGACCCCGGCGGCGACGAGTTGCGGCACGATCTCCGGCGGATGTTGCAGGTCGGCGTCCATCACCACGATCCAGGCGCCGCGGGCTAGTCGCATCCCCTCCACGACGGCGCCGCCGAGCCCGCCGACCGGGCTGGTGCGATGGTGCACGGTGACCGGAATGGCACAGTTCTGTGCCTCGGCCCGGATCACGTCCGGGGTGTCGTCGGTGCTGTCGTCCACGAAGACGATCTCCGTCTCGTCCGCGGGCAGGACCGCGGCCAACCGGCGCAGCAGCGTCGGGATGTTGTCGCGCTCGTTGAACGTGGGCACCACGATGGTCTGCCGCACCGCGACGTTCACGGTGAGTTCGCCGATCCGGCCACGCATCATGGCCCGGCGCGGTACGGACTCTTCGTCCTGTCGTTCCTCGGTCGTGACGGTCATCGTGCGTTCTCCTTGTCGACCTTGCGGATCTCGATGCGGCCTTCCGACTCGCCGAACTCGGCGACGACCGTGGAGTTGGTCAGCAGCGCGGCGACCGTGGGCAACCCGGACGTGTTGTCCCGCATCGCCGGGCTCGACACGACGTAGTCGACGTCACGCCACCCGTTCGGCAGGCGCTCGGCCACGGCCGAGTCGAGATCGAGCTTGTAGAACCAGAGCACCTGATCGGGCTGGTATCCGGCGTCGACACAGTCGATCCAGAGGACGTCGTCGACGACCACCGTCGTGCCGGCCGGATCCGCGATCCGGGTGTCCAGGTATTCGGCGGCCTGCGCGTACGGCGCGTTGTCCTCGTTGGTCACCGCGCGTTCCGCGCCGACATACCAGCGCGGTACGACGAACGTCAGCGCCACCGCGACGAACACTCCGACGGCGACCGCCCGCCACCAGTCCCGTCGCGGTTCCAGCCGGGTGACGGCGGTGACGATCAACCCGGCCAGGGCCAGTGCGAAGAAGGGCAGGACCTGCACCACGTACATGGCCGGCATGTAACCGCCGGGGCGCAGTGCGACGAGGGTGAAGATCGCCCCCGCCAGCCCGATCGGGCGCAACCGGCGTACGGCCAGCGTCAGCATCGCCGCGACCAGCCCGCCGATCAGGATCACCTGGTCGTAGTAGAGCCACGAGTGGATCAGGGCGTTGGTGCCCGACGAGGAGTCGAAGACGCTGCCCGACCCGGACCGGCTCATCAGCTGGAACTGCCAGGCACCGATCAGCGACACGTGGTCCGCACCGGGGAACAGCTCCCCGCGCAGCACGGCGTAGAGCGGATAGAAGCCGCCGACCAGGACCAGACCGGTGAAGAAGGAGCCGACCGCCCACGGCCTGGTGCTGGTACGCGCCGAGTTCTGCCAGAGTGCGAGCAGCACCGCGGGCAGGATGATGACGATGGTCTCCTTGGACAGCACGGCGATCGCGGCGGCGGCGCCGGCCGCGGCGTAGTGCCACAGGTGCCGGCGGGTCGACAGGGCCAGCGCGAAAGCGCCGAGGATCCACATCACCGCGAAACTGTCCAGGTAGATCTGCCGGCCCATGGTCAGGTACAGCGGGGAGAGCCCACAGGCGAGCAGGGCCAGTGCCGCTCCCCACTTCGGCATCCCGGAACGGCGGCTGACCAGGTAGATCAGCAGCAGGGTGGCGGCCTGCACGGGCAGCATCGCGATCCGGCCCGCGGTCACCGCGATCATCGAGGGCACGAGCAGTTGCGGGAGCCAGGAGAGCGCGGCCAACTGGATCCAGCCCAGCGGCGGATGGTCGTACCAGTAGGTGTAGTGCGCCAGCCCCCGGCCCTCCTGCACCGCCCAGGCCTGCGCGAGATAGGTGCCCTCGTCGTCGCTGGCGGTGGGGAAGCCGTCGATGTTCCAGGCCAGCAGGATCAGGACCAGAACGGTGAGGCCACCGGCGATCAGCCAGTCCGGGACGGAGCGGGTCTTCTTGCCGGGAGCCGGACGCGGGGACGCGTTGATCCGGGCCGGCAGTTCGATGGTGCTCATACCGTCGCCTCAGCTTCTCGCAGGTGAGCGCCGACGTGGGCGGTCAGTTCCCAGTTGCGCTGACCGGTGTACTCCCGCCAGATCGCCCGGAGCGCGGCGACCGACAGCACCACCCCGAACGGGAAGAGACCGATGATCAGCCGGGCGTAGTCCTTGATGCCGATCCTCAGCCCGTACTGCAGGCCGAAGTCCCGCAGTCCGATGATCTGGAACACCAGGTTGGCCGCCATCGGCAGCACCGGCAGGAAGGTGATCAGCGCGACACCGACCGGCAGGTCGGCCACGAACGCGACGCCGACCCCGAGCGGGATGGCCAGGCCCGCGAAGGCCTGTACGAACGGTCCGGTCAGGGTGTACCGGGCCAGCATCCGCTGACCGAAGGCGGGCAGGCGGCGCCACTCCCCCTTGCGAAGAACCTGGAGGAACCCCTGGTTCCACCGGGTGCGCTGCTTGAGCATCGCGGAGAGCGAGTGTGGAGTCTCCTCGCGGGTGACGATCGTGGAGTCGTAGGCGACCACCACCTTGGCGCCCCGGCTGGACAGCCGGACTCCCAGGTCGCAGTCCTCGGCCAGGCAGGTGCCGTCCCAGCCGTTGGCCAGGCGCAGGACGTCGGTGCGGACGAAAACGGTGTTTCCGCCGAGTGGAATGAACCCTTTTTCGGCATGCAGGTGCAACCGGCTGCGGAACCAGAAGAAGTATTCCAGGCAGTTGTGCAGGCTGTACCAGCTGGAATGGAAATTGATCAACTGGACGCCGCCCTGCACCACATCGGCGCCGGTCGCCCGAAATGCGTGATCCACATGTTCGAGCAGAGCCGGATGGACCTCGTCCTCAGCGTCGAAGACACCCACCACATCACCCCGGGCGTACGGCAACGCAGTGTTCAGTGCCCGCGGCTTGTTCTTCACCTCGTTATGGTCGGTGACCACCAGGATCCGGCCGGGAGCGGTGCGCGCCACCCGTTCGGCGACCTCGGCGGTCTCCGGGTCGTCATGCCCGACGATGACGATGATCTCGAATCCCTCATGCGTCGACTCGAGCAGCCGCCGCACCGTTCGCTCCAGCACCGCCTGTTCGTGCCGAGCCGGTACGAGCAGCGAGAACGTCAGGTGCTGCTCACCGTCCGGCGCCGCGAACCGGGTCGCCGCAAGGGTCTCCGGAGTCCGCCAGGCGTGCATGGTCCACCACAGGGTCACTGCCGAGAAGATAAAAAGAATTACCGAGACGAGAATCATGACAATGGCGATCAACTTCAATGCCCCCCAGGCGCGGATGGATCACCAGCTTCCACCGACCCACCGATGCTATCGGCACTTTCCGGGGGGCTAACAAGAGTGGAGTCGGGTTCTTAACCGCCCACCGGGAACGCTTTTCCCTGCCGAAACGTCACCGTAACCAGCATCGCCATCAGTCCACATAGGTCCCCTTAAAGAGACCTAATCGGACAATGGAGACAGCAGATCTTCGTATACCCGAAACACTGTTATCGATCAACAAAATGAGGGCCGCACCGATTGACCAGCGGCTTCATATTTGATCAATTTTGAGTGCGTCACTGAATCAATTCACACAGGTTTCCACTGTGGATGCCGGAGGTACGCGGCAGAACGTCCCGTGCCACCGGCGTGGCACGGGACGTGATGATGCGGAACGGTCAGCGGCATTCCGGCGGCGCGGACGGCTCGCCGGCTTCGACCAGGTTCTGGTTGAGTTCGGTGGCGGTGGCCAGGCGGTCGAAGGCCGGCCCGATCGTCAGGTCGACGAGCCGGTCCCGGCGATCCGGGTCGAACCGCATCGTGGCCTCGCCGTAGACCACCGCCCGCAGCAGGTGTGCCGCCCCGACCGACGTGGGCCCATAGGTCACCACGATGACATCCGCGGGCTCCTCAGCGGCCGGGCCGTCCGTCACACCGAAACCACGGCCCCGCAGTTCGGTGGCGATGTCGTCGGCGAGCCCGTCGGCCGCGCCGCCGTCGAGCACCCGCACCCGAACCGCCCCCGGCGCAGCCGGCAATGCGAGATCACAACTGATCCCCTGCACGGGCGGGGCCGACACCGTGGGCCCCGCGGCCGGTGCGGCCGGCGTCACGGTCCGCTCCGCCGACGGCCACGCGAAGGCGACACCCGCGGTGACCATCACGACCGCACCGGCCGCCGCCACCACCGCCAACTGCCGGCGCCCCCGCCGACGGCCACGCTCCCGCACCAAGGCGGCCGGCGTCATCTCCAGATCCCGCACATCGTTCTCCAGTTCTCTCAGTCGCTCATGCACGGGACATCTCCTGATCATCGAGAAGGCGGCCGAGGGCGGTCCGGGCCCTGGAAAGTCGCGCCTTGACCGTTCCCACCGGGACACCGACCGTCGCGGCGATCTCCTGAACCGGCACATCCAGCAGGTAGTACAGAGCCACCACCTGCCGTTGCGCCGAGGGCAGCCGCTGCAGGGCACCGATCACGGCGACCCGATCCGGCGACGGCCCGCCCACCGTCTCCGACGGCTCCAACCGGGCCCGCGCGGCGACCCACCGCCGCAGACTCCGCCACCGGTTGAGCATCAGCCGCCAGGCGACCTGACGAACCCACGCCTCCGGATCCTCGTACCCGGCCACCCGGCCCCAGTGCTGCCAGGCCCGGGCGTACGCCTCCTGGGCGATGTCCTGGGCCTCGGCCCGATCCCCACCGGCCGCGTAGAGGTAGAGCACGACACGACGAACCGTGGCGATGTAAAAGCTGTCGAAGTCGGCGCTGTCCCGGCCCGCCATGTTTCCCGCTTCCCGTCGGTGCCCCGTACACCAGATGACACACCGCACCCGGGTCCCCGGTTACCTCCGGATCACCACTTACTGAAGTAGAAGTTCCCGTTGCGGGCCATCACCACGGGACTGACCCAGTCGGTCTTCTTGATCCAGCCCTGGGAGGCCTGCGGGGCGTTCCAGTACTTCAGCTCGTAGCCGCTGTTCGCGGTCTGCGTGTAGATACCGGAGTGGTCGAGCCCTTTGCCGGCGGTGAAAACCACCCGGTGACCGGGCGTGAAGTAGCCGGCCTTCTTCGAGTCGGTCACGGTCGACGACCACGCGGGCACGATCAGGTCCTTGGTGGAACCGATCAGGGTCCAGTCGGTCCGCTGCGCCGAGTACGGCGTCTTACTCAGCCACTTCAGGAACGACGAGTCGATGCGCATCTCTTTGCACTGGGTGAAGCCGCAGCCCTTCGCCACCAGCGTGCCGGAGTGCGGCGTGCTGATCGTCACGACGTCCTCGACGAACAGCTTCGGCGGCCAGCCGGCCTCCTTCTTCTGCACACCGGTGATGGCCGCCCGGATGATCAGACCACCCATCGAATGCCCGACGGCGTCGACCGACTTGCCGTTCTTGGTGTAACGGCGGTAGATGTCCCACGCCAGCTGGCGGCCGAGCTCCTTGATGCTCGTCGTCTGGCTGACGCTCGCGATGCGGGTGTTGCAGTTCTTGTCGTCCTGGTAATAGGCGACGGTACGAACGGTCCCGGTGTAGCTGCCACCCCGGTACCGCTTGATCGCGGCGTCCCACTGCCTGCAGTCGGTGGCCGGAACCTCCTCCCCGATCTGAATGCCGTGCACCCAGTAGACGGCCTCGTTGAGCCCGTTGTCCCGCTTGGGAACCGAAGCCGCCGCCTGAGCCGGCCCGGCGGCCAGCGGCCCGACCAGGGCTGCCACCACCAGCAGTGCGACAAAACGCTTTCTCATGCGGATCATTCTGACCGCCACCGGCAACCGCCGGAGAGCGGAAACGGCCCCCGGTCCACGTTTTCCGTGGACCGGGGGCCGTCATGCAGTGGAGGTGTTGACCTCTTACTCGAACCTCACCGAGCAGTTGAAAACGCTACGGAGGGCCCTCAGCGGGTGAGCCACACAGTTAAATCTGGTCACGAAGCGACGCGAGACGGACACCGTCGCGAGCGCGCGCCCAGTTGCGCCAGCCGTTGACCTCGTAGCCGGCCAGCGCACGAGCGGCACCCGAAGGCGACTCGAAGATCCGCCCATCGGCGAGCTGCAGCGCTCCACCAGACACGACGACCGCGCGGTGACTGGCCCCCCGACGCTCCCAGATCAACTCCTCACCCACATCGAGAAGACCGGCCCGGACAAGGGCATCCAGTTCCCCGGTTCGCACGGACGGGGTTGGCGGCGGCCCTGCATCAATCTTCAATTCTCGCCGCAGAACACTGTTCGGCGAAAGTCGTGATCGGGACGACCGAGACCCCCGCGCCCACCGTGATGCGGGGCGACCGAGACGAAACCTCCTACCGCACCCACCGTGATGCGGGGCGACCGAGACGAAACCTCCTACCGCACCCACCGTGATGCGGGGCTTCCGGGGGCTCGGCCCCCGGAGCAGACAAAAGGAAACGACCCCCGGTTCGCGCTTTCCGCGAACAGGGGGTCGCCAGGGAGTGGAGGTGCCGGGAATCGAACCCGGGTCCTTCGTTGCTTCGTCAGGGCTTCTCCGAGCGC from Actinoplanes derwentensis includes these protein-coding regions:
- a CDS encoding galactose oxidase early set domain-containing protein, with product MTRPWISRRNRRSIAQTLVLTLLLIMLAPVRPASASVNLLANPGLETLDSTGFPLCWEKSGWGDNTYTFDVSHPGRTGASAMRITVSAATGGGDRKAMMLENPSCAPNVTPGHQYDLSAWYTSTTPNTVVTAFRRDVAQGWVYWTDLISLAPAAAWTEMTVRTPQVPPGTEQIVWGVTIYGTGVLHTDDYTMADATTPTPGLSCSAGAACVQGAWKVLPFEAPVRGIHAVVLHNGDVLLVAGSGNSEEMFEAGTFTTAVYHPRTGTFTTVPTPADLFCAGHVQLPDGRVLIMGGNKAYPAADLSHGYKGLKDSYIFDPATGSYERVNDMSAGSWYPSATIMGNGDVIALGGLGEDSAGTVATQYFDQSEERWLGIGEANQTWSFWGLYPSMILMQDGRLFYTGSHVFGNGLPGTGASLYDYQAGTITPVPGLQNKDERDQSMSVLLPPAQDQRVLTLGGGNIDSNPDANRLTDLIDLKTPSPVYAAGPALPSGTLTGGVPQTVNQGKMYVSAVLLPNGKVFETGGALHNRADPVYEASMFDPVTNTFTPGMAVDPVPRGYHSSAFLLPDGRVMAVGNNPGDGSFDMRISVYTPPYLFHGARPQILGGVDTAWAYGSSHTVTVDGPILRAALIRPAAVTHSSDPNQRFVDLPMSVTGNQIGLNLTSNPNLAPPGWYMLFLLGTNGVPSVAEWVHVG
- a CDS encoding glycosyltransferase, yielding MTVTTEERQDEESVPRRAMMRGRIGELTVNVAVRQTIVVPTFNERDNIPTLLRRLAAVLPADETEIVFVDDSTDDTPDVIRAEAQNCAIPVTVHHRTSPVGGLGGAVVEGMRLARGAWIVVMDADLQHPPEIVPQLVAAGVRDGADLVVGSRKSGGGTNEGLENGYRRLVSGGSTMTTKVVFRNALLRVSDPMSGLFAVRASSLDVAELRPLGYKILLELIIRNRPGRIVEIPYAFQPRHAGESKSTLREGLRFIKHLSLLRFGAQRGRMIGFGLIGLSGLIPNQLALWLLVSVLGVHYVPAAVLANMIAVTWNFALIDSLLYRNHRLGRTLTSRFLRFFLLGNADLVLRVPLLALLVDGVGAGVLSANLITLVISFAVRFLILDRVIYLVRPRTVAI
- a CDS encoding ArnT family glycosyltransferase; this translates as MSTIELPARINASPRPAPGKKTRSVPDWLIAGGLTVLVLILLAWNIDGFPTASDDEGTYLAQAWAVQEGRGLAHYTYWYDHPPLGWIQLAALSWLPQLLVPSMIAVTAGRIAMLPVQAATLLLIYLVSRRSGMPKWGAALALLACGLSPLYLTMGRQIYLDSFAVMWILGAFALALSTRRHLWHYAAAGAAAAIAVLSKETIVIILPAVLLALWQNSARTSTRPWAVGSFFTGLVLVGGFYPLYAVLRGELFPGADHVSLIGAWQFQLMSRSGSGSVFDSSSGTNALIHSWLYYDQVILIGGLVAAMLTLAVRRLRPIGLAGAIFTLVALRPGGYMPAMYVVQVLPFFALALAGLIVTAVTRLEPRRDWWRAVAVGVFVAVALTFVVPRWYVGAERAVTNEDNAPYAQAAEYLDTRIADPAGTTVVVDDVLWIDCVDAGYQPDQVLWFYKLDLDSAVAERLPNGWRDVDYVVSSPAMRDNTSGLPTVAALLTNSTVVAEFGESEGRIEIRKVDKENAR
- a CDS encoding glycosyltransferase, whose product is MTLWWTMHAWRTPETLAATRFAAPDGEQHLTFSLLVPARHEQAVLERTVRRLLESTHEGFEIIVIVGHDDPETAEVAERVARTAPGRILVVTDHNEVKNKPRALNTALPYARGDVVGVFDAEDEVHPALLEHVDHAFRATGADVVQGGVQLINFHSSWYSLHNCLEYFFWFRSRLHLHAEKGFIPLGGNTVFVRTDVLRLANGWDGTCLAEDCDLGVRLSSRGAKVVVAYDSTIVTREETPHSLSAMLKQRTRWNQGFLQVLRKGEWRRLPAFGQRMLARYTLTGPFVQAFAGLAIPLGVGVAFVADLPVGVALITFLPVLPMAANLVFQIIGLRDFGLQYGLRIGIKDYARLIIGLFPFGVVLSVAALRAIWREYTGQRNWELTAHVGAHLREAEATV
- a CDS encoding LytR C-terminal domain-containing protein, with amino-acid sequence MHERLRELENDVRDLEMTPAALVRERGRRRGRRQLAVVAAAGAVVMVTAGVAFAWPSAERTVTPAAPAAGPTVSAPPVQGISCDLALPAAPGAVRVRVLDGGAADGLADDIATELRGRGFGVTDGPAAEEPADVIVVTYGPTSVGAAHLLRAVVYGEATMRFDPDRRDRLVDLTIGPAFDRLATATELNQNLVEAGEPSAPPECR
- a CDS encoding RNA polymerase sigma factor, which produces MAGRDSADFDSFYIATVRRVVLYLYAAGGDRAEAQDIAQEAYARAWQHWGRVAGYEDPEAWVRQVAWRLMLNRWRSLRRWVAARARLEPSETVGGPSPDRVAVIGALQRLPSAQRQVVALYYLLDVPVQEIAATVGVPVGTVKARLSRARTALGRLLDDQEMSRA
- a CDS encoding esterase/lipase family protein, which codes for MRKRFVALLVVAALVGPLAAGPAQAAASVPKRDNGLNEAVYWVHGIQIGEEVPATDCRQWDAAIKRYRGGSYTGTVRTVAYYQDDKNCNTRIASVSQTTSIKELGRQLAWDIYRRYTKNGKSVDAVGHSMGGLIIRAAITGVQKKEAGWPPKLFVEDVVTISTPHSGTLVAKGCGFTQCKEMRIDSSFLKWLSKTPYSAQRTDWTLIGSTKDLIVPAWSSTVTDSKKAGYFTPGHRVVFTAGKGLDHSGIYTQTANSGYELKYWNAPQASQGWIKKTDWVSPVVMARNGNFYFSKW
- a CDS encoding restriction system modified-DNA reader domain-containing protein, with protein sequence MGAVGGFVSVAPHHGGCGRRFRLGRPASRWARGSRSSRSRLSPNSVLRRELKIDAGPPPTPSVRTGELDALVRAGLLDVGEELIWERRGASHRAVVVSGGALQLADGRIFESPSGAARALAGYEVNGWRNWARARDGVRLASLRDQI